In the Populus nigra chromosome 2, ddPopNigr1.1, whole genome shotgun sequence genome, ctttctttttcagtggtAAGCTGAACCTCAGGCCAGTAAAAGCATAACATCCATATTGGCCAGGTGTATTCAGATAAATTTGGTAAGATTTTGTGAGTGTTGGTCTCAAAACTTGAATCTAAGAAATCTAGGGAGCAAATCTACTTAACCACCAAGACAACCCTTTGAGGTTATAGGACACCAATCCTGATAAATAAAACATAGCACAAACTGCGACTCCATCCGCATGTTGACAAAATGTTCATATTATTCTGCCTTGGTGGGAAAATACATCAAcaacttgaaattttaatacTTGCGGTTCCATTATCACACGACGATTCTATAATGTCTCGTCTTCTTTCAAAAATAGGTCAGCATTTCTTTCTGCAAAAAGCAAAAACCAGAAGGCCCACCATCAGGCAGCAGTGCCAACCTCGCAGCACCTTCAGCTCCTTCTGCGGCGGTGAAGTAGCCGGTATTGGTACTTAAGTCGGTCTTGCAATAGCCAGGGGAGACACAATTGGCATGGAAATTCGGGTACCTTTTGGCGAGAATCCTAGTGTAGGCATTCATGGCAGCTTTAGCAACAGTATAGGCAGAGAGTTGAGTCGGCCAACCTTTGGTTTTTAGCAACCCTTCCTTGAAATCTTTTAGAAACTCCTTCAAAATTTCATCTATTCTATCTCCAGTGAAACGCAAGAAATGTTATCATTCAAGAGAAACAATTCAGCCAGATTTCTAGACTCCGTAACTGATCTGGAAAAAGGGTTATTAAGTACTACCTTCAACAGTCCCAATTTTGAAGTAACATTTATAATCCTTGCTGAATCAGAAAGCTGGAGGAGTGGAGTTAGAGCTTCAACCATTCCTCTTACCCCATAATAGTTTGTTTTGATGCATTGTTCTGCCAACTCAAAACTTTgagtttcaatttcattccacACTTCCTCCCCGTCTGGCTGcattttacaaagaaaaatctTATGCCATCTGTAACATTCAATATCAACAGAATGGCGATTACAAACAATAATTAGGACttatctccttttttttctgaaatcaTTCCAAAGTCTTACCCAACAACCAGAAAGCTCGAAGGCTCTTTGGAAAGCATCAGCATTTAGCACAACTCCACTAATCGCAGCATTGTTCACCTGCACAGGGTTCCAATTTTCTCATAATGCACTTAAGAATTCAATTGTTCAACAAATTACAGGACCTAGAATCCAATAAATTTGTTTTCCCACCAAGATATCAAGTTTTCCAAATTTGGTTTTGACAAACTCAACCAAAGAAGTAATGGAATCTGGGTCAACCACATCTAGCTGATGGAAAACCACAAGATCATCAGAGATGCCAGAGTCTTTCATCTTTTGAACAGCTTCAAGGCCCCTCTTCTCATCTCTAGCT is a window encoding:
- the LOC133682396 gene encoding (+)-neomenthol dehydrogenase-like isoform X1; the encoded protein is MAETSTATKRRAQLCIFRYAVVTGANKGIGLEICRQLTSHGIVVVLTARDEKRGLEAVQKMKDSGISDDLVVFHQLDVVDPDSITSLVEFVKTKFGKLDILVNNAAISGVVLNADAFQRAFELSGCWPDGEEVWNEIETQSFELAEQCIKTNYYGVRGMVEALTPLLQLSDSARIINVTSKLGLLKNR
- the LOC133682396 gene encoding (+)-neomenthol dehydrogenase-like isoform X2, which encodes MAETSTATKRYAVVTGANKGIGLEICRQLTSHGIVVVLTARDEKRGLEAVQKMKDSGISDDLVVFHQLDVVDPDSITSLVEFVKTKFGKLDILVNNAAISGVVLNADAFQRAFELSGCWPDGEEVWNEIETQSFELAEQCIKTNYYGVRGMVEALTPLLQLSDSARIINVTSKLGLLKNR
- the LOC133682396 gene encoding (+)-neomenthol dehydrogenase-like isoform X3; this encodes MAETSTATKRRAQLCIFRYAVVTGANKGIGLEICRQLTSHGIVVVLTARDEKRGLEAVQKMKDSGISDDLVVFHQLDVVDPDSITSLVEFVKTKFGKLDILVNNAAISGVVLNADAFQRAFELSGCWMA